A region from the Volucribacter amazonae genome encodes:
- a CDS encoding single-stranded DNA-binding protein, which yields MAGVNKVIIVGNLGNDPEIRTMPNGEAVANISVATSESWNDRNTGERREITEWHRIVFYRRQAEIVGEYLRKGSKVYVEGRLRTRKWQDQNGQDRYTTEIQGDVLQMLDSRSDRAQTGYAPQQSSPQPSYQAQPTRSAPQKPSTPAEPDMNGFDDDIPF from the coding sequence ATGGCTGGAGTAAATAAAGTTATTATTGTAGGAAATTTAGGCAACGACCCAGAAATTAGAACAATGCCAAACGGCGAAGCTGTCGCAAACATTAGCGTTGCCACCAGTGAAAGTTGGAATGATAGAAATACTGGTGAACGTCGTGAAATCACTGAATGGCATAGAATTGTATTCTATCGTCGCCAAGCCGAAATTGTCGGCGAATACCTACGTAAAGGCTCCAAAGTTTATGTAGAAGGACGTTTAAGAACAAGAAAATGGCAAGATCAAAATGGACAAGATCGCTATACCACAGAAATTCAAGGTGACGTATTACAAATGCTAGATAGTCGCAGCGACAGAGCACAAACAGGTTATGCACCACAACAATCATCTCCACAACCAAGCTATCAAGCACAACCTACCAGATCGGCACCTCAAAAACCATCAACGCCAGCAGAACCTGATATGAATGGTTTTGATGATGATATTCCGTTCTGA
- the uvrA gene encoding excinuclease ABC subunit UvrA, whose protein sequence is MDKIEIRGARTHNLKNINLTIPRDKLIVITGLSGSGKSSLAFDTLYAEGQRRYVESLSAYARQFLSLMEKPDVDHIEGLSPAISIEQKSTSHNPRSTVGTITEIYDYLRLLFARVGEPRCPNHHIPLTAQTVSQMVDNVLTLPEESKMMLLAPVVKARKGEHVKLLEQIASQGYIRARIDGEICDLSDPPKLELHKKHTIEVVVDRFKVRSDLAQRLAESFETALELSGGTAIVASMDNSQGEELVFSANFACPHCGYSVPELEPRLFSFNNPAGACPTCDGLGVEQYFDAARVIQNPSISLANGAIKGWDRRNFYYYQMLTSLAKHYHFDIETPFEELPKKIQQIILQGSGKEEIEFQYVNDRGDVVLRRHSFEGILNNMARRYKETESMSVREELAKNISTRPCADCLGSRLRPEARNVFINEINLPAIAEMSIGGALDFFGMLSLEGQRARIADKILKEIRERLAFLVNVGLNYLSLSRSAETLSGGEAQRIRLASQIGAGLVGVMYVLDEPSIGLHQRDNERLLNTLLHLRNLGNTVIVVEHDEDAILAADHIIDIGPGAGVHGGSVVAQGNAQEIMQNPASLTGKFLSGKEKIEIPEKRTALDKKKMLKLMGATGNNLKGVNLEIPVGLFTCVTGVSGSGKSTLINDTLFPLAQHKLNRAEQGQPAPYKEIKGLEFFDKVIDINQSPIGRTPRSNPATYTGLFTPIRELFAGVPEARARGYNPGRFSFNVRGGRCEACQGDGVIKVEMHFLPDVYVPCDQCKGKRYNRETLDIRYKGKTIDQVLNMTVEDAREFFDAIPAIARKLQTLIDVGLSYIRLGQSSTTLSGGEAQRVKLATELSKRDTGKTLYILDEPTTGLHFADIKQLLEVLHRLRDQGNTIVVIEHNLDVIKTADWIVDLGPEGGSGGGQIIATGTPEQVAKIEGSHTARFLAPILQKK, encoded by the coding sequence ATGGATAAAATTGAGATTCGTGGGGCGAGAACACATAATTTAAAAAATATTAATTTAACTATTCCAAGAGATAAGTTAATTGTGATTACAGGATTATCAGGTTCTGGTAAGTCTTCATTAGCTTTTGATACGCTATATGCAGAGGGGCAACGGCGTTATGTAGAGTCTTTGTCAGCTTATGCACGTCAGTTTTTGTCTTTAATGGAAAAACCTGATGTTGATCATATTGAGGGGCTATCACCTGCCATTTCTATTGAGCAAAAATCAACTTCACATAATCCTCGTTCTACGGTGGGGACTATTACGGAAATCTATGATTATTTACGTTTGTTATTTGCTCGAGTTGGAGAACCTCGTTGTCCTAATCATCATATTCCATTAACTGCTCAGACGGTAAGTCAAATGGTGGATAATGTGCTTACTTTGCCTGAGGAAAGTAAAATGATGTTACTTGCGCCAGTGGTTAAGGCTCGTAAAGGAGAGCATGTTAAATTATTAGAGCAAATTGCCTCTCAGGGGTATATTCGAGCAAGAATTGATGGCGAAATTTGTGATTTATCTGATCCGCCGAAGTTAGAATTACATAAAAAGCATACTATTGAGGTTGTGGTTGATCGTTTTAAAGTGCGGTCTGATTTAGCACAACGTTTAGCCGAGTCTTTTGAAACCGCTTTAGAGCTTTCTGGAGGAACGGCGATTGTGGCAAGTATGGATAATTCTCAAGGGGAAGAGTTGGTTTTTTCTGCTAATTTTGCTTGTCCTCATTGTGGTTATTCTGTGCCAGAACTTGAACCTCGTTTGTTTTCTTTTAATAATCCCGCCGGAGCTTGTCCTACTTGTGATGGCTTGGGTGTTGAACAATATTTTGATGCAGCAAGGGTAATACAAAATCCGTCTATTTCTTTAGCAAATGGGGCAATAAAAGGTTGGGATCGGCGTAATTTTTATTATTATCAAATGCTTACTTCATTAGCAAAGCATTATCATTTTGATATTGAAACACCTTTTGAGGAACTTCCTAAAAAAATTCAGCAAATTATTTTGCAGGGGTCAGGTAAAGAAGAAATTGAATTCCAATATGTGAATGATCGTGGTGATGTAGTGCTACGTCGGCATAGTTTTGAAGGTATTTTGAATAATATGGCACGCCGTTATAAAGAAACGGAATCTATGTCAGTGCGTGAAGAATTGGCAAAAAATATTAGTACACGTCCTTGTGCTGATTGTTTAGGATCGCGTTTACGTCCTGAGGCTCGTAATGTATTTATTAATGAAATCAATTTACCTGCTATTGCGGAGATGAGTATTGGTGGAGCATTAGATTTTTTTGGGATGTTAAGTCTAGAGGGACAACGAGCAAGAATTGCGGATAAAATTTTGAAAGAAATTCGTGAGCGGTTGGCATTTTTGGTCAATGTTGGACTCAATTATTTATCCTTATCTCGTTCTGCTGAAACCTTGTCTGGTGGAGAAGCACAACGTATTCGCCTTGCTAGTCAAATAGGGGCTGGGCTTGTAGGAGTAATGTATGTATTAGATGAACCTTCTATTGGTTTGCATCAACGTGATAACGAAAGATTATTAAATACCTTACTCCATTTACGTAATTTAGGTAATACCGTTATTGTGGTTGAGCATGATGAAGATGCTATTTTAGCCGCCGATCATATTATTGATATTGGTCCTGGGGCTGGTGTGCATGGTGGGTCTGTGGTTGCTCAAGGTAATGCTCAAGAAATTATGCAAAATCCAGCGTCATTGACAGGGAAATTCTTATCAGGCAAAGAGAAAATAGAAATTCCTGAAAAACGCACCGCACTTGATAAAAAGAAAATGTTAAAACTTATGGGAGCAACGGGAAATAATTTAAAAGGGGTAAATCTTGAAATTCCAGTAGGATTATTTACCTGTGTAACAGGGGTTTCTGGTTCAGGAAAATCCACTTTAATTAATGATACTTTATTTCCTTTAGCTCAACATAAGTTAAATCGTGCGGAACAAGGGCAACCAGCCCCTTATAAAGAGATTAAAGGTTTAGAATTTTTTGATAAGGTAATTGATATTAATCAAAGTCCTATTGGTCGTACACCCCGTTCTAACCCTGCCACTTATACAGGGTTATTTACCCCTATTCGAGAATTATTTGCAGGTGTGCCTGAAGCTCGAGCAAGGGGCTATAATCCTGGACGTTTTAGTTTTAATGTGCGAGGTGGACGCTGTGAGGCTTGTCAGGGCGATGGGGTAATTAAGGTTGAAATGCATTTTTTACCTGATGTTTATGTGCCTTGTGATCAATGTAAAGGTAAACGCTATAACCGAGAAACCTTAGATATTCGTTATAAAGGAAAAACCATTGACCAAGTATTAAATATGACAGTGGAAGATGCACGAGAATTTTTTGATGCTATTCCCGCTATTGCACGTAAATTACAAACATTAATTGATGTTGGTTTGTCTTATATTCGTTTAGGGCAATCATCAACAACCTTATCTGGTGGTGAAGCTCAGCGTGTAAAATTGGCGACAGAGCTTTCTAAACGAGATACAGGAAAAACCCTTTATATCCTTGACGAGCCTACAACAGGGTTGCATTTTGCCGATATTAAACAATTATTAGAAGTATTGCATCGTTTACGTGATCAGGGCAATACCATTGTTGTGATTGAGCATAATCTTGATGTGATTAAAACCGCTGACTGGATTGTGGATCTTGGACCCGAAGGGGGAAGTGGTGGAGGACAAATTATCGCCACTGGTACACCTGAACAGGTCGCTAAAATTGAGGGGTCACATACGGCGAGATTTTTAGCGCCGATATTGCAGAAAAAATAG
- a CDS encoding Abi family protein, whose protein sequence is MTTFNKPEKSNSELIIEWKKRGLFIPDKQRAQRYLDFISYYCLSAYSIPFQISESHQFRTNTSFDDILDLYIFDRELRLLIMDAIERIEVAIRTQICNVISLAKDQNNNAFGAFWYLNGKHFLRKFPHFRFLANLEKQLLEEKERLEQDIHHISQRKKLSQTQRQTLISNAQKENFLRHYLSQYDEPRLPPCWMMMEMLTWGELSHLYANLQSSALKKQIATNLGLNAEILESWLKAFNSIRNICAHHSRLWNRELGIAIKIPQSTQIKWLSATPQRSQLNNVQFERRIYSILVALQTMLYAVSPKSSWAKRLKALMDKHPKISLFNMGMPAMWYQDSFWQPALKINHITK, encoded by the coding sequence ATGACGACTTTTAACAAACCAGAAAAAAGTAATTCAGAACTCATTATTGAGTGGAAAAAGCGAGGTTTATTCATTCCTGATAAACAACGAGCGCAACGCTATTTGGATTTTATCAGCTATTACTGCCTTTCTGCTTATTCTATTCCTTTTCAAATTTCAGAATCACATCAATTTCGAACAAATACGAGTTTTGACGATATTTTAGATTTATATATTTTTGACCGAGAGTTGCGCCTACTTATTATGGATGCAATTGAACGTATTGAAGTTGCGATCAGAACACAAATTTGTAATGTCATTTCTCTCGCAAAAGATCAAAATAACAATGCTTTCGGTGCATTTTGGTATCTTAACGGAAAACATTTTCTTCGTAAATTTCCACATTTCCGATTTTTAGCCAACCTTGAAAAACAGCTATTAGAAGAAAAAGAGAGGCTTGAGCAAGATATTCATCATATATCTCAAAGAAAAAAACTGTCACAAACACAACGACAAACACTCATTTCAAACGCCCAAAAAGAAAACTTCTTGCGTCATTATTTATCCCAATACGATGAACCTAGACTTCCACCTTGCTGGATGATGATGGAAATGCTAACTTGGGGAGAATTAAGTCATTTATATGCCAATTTGCAATCTTCTGCGTTAAAGAAACAAATCGCTACAAATTTAGGATTAAATGCTGAAATTTTAGAATCTTGGTTAAAAGCATTTAACAGTATTCGCAATATTTGCGCTCATCATAGCCGTCTTTGGAATAGAGAGTTAGGCATTGCTATAAAAATCCCTCAATCAACACAAATTAAATGGCTTTCGGCAACACCACAACGTTCGCAGCTTAATAACGTTCAGTTCGAACGCCGTATTTATTCTATTCTCGTAGCATTGCAGACTATGCTTTATGCTGTCAGTCCAAAGTCTAGCTGGGCAAAACGATTAAAAGCATTAATGGACAAACACCCAAAAATCTCTCTCTTTAATATGGGGATGCCGGCTATGTGGTATCAAGATAGTTTTTGGCAACCTGCGTTAAAAATAAATCACATTACAAAGTGA